The Vibrio sp. SNU_ST1 genome has a segment encoding these proteins:
- a CDS encoding MarC family protein yields MKELIIHTITVFMGFFAIMNPIANTPIFLGLTGDNDRETVKSIAFRSVFIAFIIVSTFAVSGKLIFDLFGITLYALRITGGILVFLIGFHMLQGDSTHAKAKEKVNSDAQKDAALSIAVSPLAMPILAGPGTIATAMNFASTEGVYETIITIVAFGLLCTLTYILFVFGERFVKAVGPSALNVITRMMGLILAVIGMQMLIEGIEQAYKALFV; encoded by the coding sequence CCATTATGAACCCTATCGCTAATACGCCAATTTTTCTTGGATTAACCGGTGACAATGACAGGGAAACAGTCAAATCGATCGCTTTCCGCTCGGTATTCATCGCCTTCATAATCGTCAGTACTTTTGCTGTGTCGGGTAAACTCATCTTCGACCTATTTGGTATCACACTTTACGCACTTCGCATCACTGGCGGGATCCTAGTGTTCTTGATTGGCTTCCACATGCTGCAAGGTGATTCAACACATGCCAAAGCAAAAGAGAAAGTGAACTCAGACGCCCAGAAAGACGCTGCGCTAAGTATCGCCGTCTCACCGCTGGCAATGCCAATTCTCGCAGGCCCCGGCACCATTGCCACTGCAATGAACTTTGCCAGTACCGAGGGGGTCTATGAAACCATCATAACCATCGTCGCTTTCGGCCTGCTATGTACCTTAACCTATATCTTGTTTGTATTCGGCGAGCGATTTGTTAAAGCTGTCGGACCAAGTGCATTAAACGTGATAACCCGAATGATGGGTTTGATACTCGCAGTCATCGGTATGCAGATGCTGATTGAAGGGATTGAACAGGCTTATAAGGCGCTGTTTGTTTAG
- the dapD gene encoding 2,3,4,5-tetrahydropyridine-2,6-dicarboxylate N-succinyltransferase: protein MAYFSLAFGTATKNRDNKIIEAFFPNPLLNPSDALVAAVGEVAGYTEGNQAIEISAAQSAELAKAFAANDDAANASFAEKAAASEQPLVLVVLATDEKPASVSEGFLKLQLISNRLVQPHGTVLDGIFGLLHNIAWTNEGPIDLPELAERQIEARLAGRALSVDCVDKFPKMVDYVVPTGIRIADTSRVRLGAHVGEGTTVMHEGFINFNAGTTGVSMVEGRISAGVVVGNGSDIGGGASIMGTLSGGGTMVISIGENCLLGANAGLGFPMGDRCTVESGLYVTAGTKVRMLDKEGNEVEIIKARDLAGVSDLLFRRNSITGQIECLANKSAVELNSELHSNN, encoded by the coding sequence ATGGCTTACTTTTCACTAGCCTTCGGTACGGCAACCAAAAACCGCGACAATAAAATCATTGAAGCGTTCTTCCCTAACCCACTTCTAAACCCAAGCGACGCTCTTGTTGCGGCTGTTGGTGAAGTTGCAGGTTACACTGAAGGTAATCAAGCTATCGAAATCTCTGCTGCACAAAGCGCAGAACTAGCGAAAGCATTCGCAGCAAACGACGATGCTGCAAACGCATCTTTCGCAGAAAAAGCAGCAGCATCTGAGCAGCCACTTGTTCTTGTTGTTCTTGCAACTGACGAGAAGCCAGCATCTGTTTCTGAAGGCTTCCTAAAGCTACAACTTATCTCTAACCGCCTAGTACAACCACACGGTACGGTACTAGACGGCATCTTCGGTCTACTGCACAACATCGCATGGACAAACGAAGGCCCTATCGATCTTCCAGAGCTAGCTGAGCGTCAAATCGAAGCTCGCCTTGCTGGTCGCGCTCTGTCTGTAGATTGCGTAGACAAGTTCCCTAAAATGGTGGATTACGTGGTACCAACAGGTATTCGTATTGCTGACACTTCTCGTGTTCGTCTTGGTGCACATGTGGGTGAAGGTACAACAGTAATGCACGAAGGTTTCATCAACTTCAATGCAGGTACTACCGGTGTGAGCATGGTTGAAGGTCGTATCTCTGCGGGTGTTGTTGTAGGTAACGGTTCTGATATCGGCGGCGGCGCTTCTATCATGGGTACGCTATCTGGTGGCGGTACTATGGTTATCTCTATCGGCGAAAACTGCCTACTAGGCGCAAACGCTGGTCTTGGTTTCCCAATGGGCGACCGTTGTACGGTTGAGTCTGGCCTTTACGTGACTGCGGGTACTAAGGTTCGCATGCTAGATAAAGAAGGCAACGAAGTAGAAATCATTAAAGCTCGCGACCTAGCTGGCGTTTCTGATCTTCTGTTCCGTCGCAACTCGATCACTGGTCAAATCGAATGTCTAGCGAACAAGTCCGCTGTTGAACTGAACAGCGAGCTACACAGCAACAACTAA